The Muricauda sp. SCSIO 65647 genome includes a region encoding these proteins:
- a CDS encoding DUF4437 domain-containing protein, with product MSSEIIWEKLNPARGNQSPLAGTIWGNRNGTTATGFLAKFVDGFSSPPHIHNVTYRAVVIKGAIHNDDPNAEKMWMKPGSFWTQPQGESHITAAKGEENMALVEIDNGPYLVKPIEESFDNGERPVNVDAANVVWLSSEQTNWIDTKSNAEISFLWENKGSKGIFVKLPKGFKGAINTDGTVVHGVVIRGELKYTLPQNQEKKTLDPGGSFSSTSKAIHDLTNPGREVLLYIRTNGRIEINEL from the coding sequence TTGAGTTCCGAAATCATATGGGAAAAATTGAACCCGGCCAGAGGGAACCAAAGTCCACTAGCAGGAACAATATGGGGCAATAGGAATGGAACTACGGCTACAGGATTTCTGGCAAAGTTTGTTGACGGATTTTCATCCCCTCCACACATTCACAATGTTACCTACAGGGCCGTTGTCATTAAAGGGGCCATTCACAACGACGACCCAAATGCAGAAAAGATGTGGATGAAACCAGGTAGCTTTTGGACACAACCGCAAGGAGAATCGCATATCACTGCTGCCAAGGGTGAAGAAAACATGGCTCTTGTCGAAATAGACAATGGTCCTTATTTGGTGAAGCCCATTGAAGAATCTTTCGATAACGGGGAACGCCCGGTAAATGTGGATGCCGCAAATGTGGTTTGGTTAAGCAGTGAACAAACCAATTGGATCGACACCAAAAGTAATGCTGAAATAAGTTTTCTATGGGAAAATAAGGGTTCAAAAGGAATTTTTGTCAAGCTGCCCAAAGGATTCAAAGGAGCCATAAATACGGATGGAACAGTTGTACATGGCGTGGTAATAAGAGGGGAATTGAAATATACCCTTCCACAAAACCAAGAAAAGAAAACACTGGACCCGGGAGGTTCCTTTAGCTCAACTTCAAAAGCTATCCACGACCTTACAAATCCCGGAAGAGAAGTGCTACTATACATTAGAACGAACGGAAGAATTGAAATTAATGAACTATGA
- a CDS encoding helix-turn-helix domain-containing protein, producing the protein MQVVEGLSRDQEFLNKLKQIVLDNIRNEQFGVEHLSKEIGISRSQLYRRLQSLKGQSISYFIREIRMEEAIKLLRKDAATVSEIAYRVGFNTPSYFHKCFHDYYGYSPGEVKHMGGTSGKKDETVFLIWKNRLILFFSRRMVIILIAAVFITGLISIKYSAISPKGENEIRSIAILPLKPLSKDKDQSYLALGMHDAIIGELGKISGLRVISKTSTLPYLDATDKLLPDIAKELGVQAIVEGSVFISGDSIRLQLQLIEVFPRERHLWAQEYYEQIANVLNVQSQLVQKIAAEVNVNLTPDESKLLKTKRSVDPEIYKHYLRGMYHLNRGTRMGFDQGIAHLKKALELDPADPFAYAGLALGYAISGHGQVSKRGVMQRAGAAAKQALRLDPNIIYGHTALALVGMYNEWDWESAKESFDTAIRINPNDEFAHAHLAWLYLLMGENELAVQHAEIATEINPLYPTYQLWLGWIHQMSGNHEKAVQKARDLLEFEPNFTFAHFIIGSVYYDQRNYHKALREYEKIGWKNDLILSAIGGAHANLGNKKKALEIAKEMDSISNMEFVNPVYKAFLRASLNQKDSAMAYLNEAYHGKMYPLPWVKCVDEFNIMKKDSAFIRLQQKMNLTL; encoded by the coding sequence ATGCAAGTGGTTGAAGGGCTAAGTCGGGATCAAGAATTCCTAAATAAACTAAAGCAGATCGTTCTTGACAATATCCGTAATGAACAATTTGGCGTAGAACACTTATCCAAAGAAATTGGTATCAGTAGATCTCAACTATATAGAAGATTACAGTCGCTCAAAGGTCAATCCATAAGCTATTTTATTAGAGAAATCAGAATGGAGGAAGCCATAAAGCTATTGCGGAAGGATGCGGCGACAGTTTCGGAAATTGCCTATCGCGTAGGTTTTAATACTCCCTCCTATTTTCACAAATGTTTTCATGATTATTATGGTTATTCACCTGGTGAGGTCAAGCATATGGGCGGCACCTCTGGAAAAAAAGACGAAACTGTTTTTCTTATTTGGAAGAACCGATTAATTCTCTTTTTTTCTCGAAGGATGGTAATCATTCTAATTGCTGCAGTATTCATCACGGGACTTATTTCGATAAAGTATAGCGCTATCTCTCCAAAAGGCGAAAATGAAATAAGGAGCATTGCCATACTACCGTTAAAACCGCTTTCAAAAGATAAAGATCAGTCATATCTGGCACTGGGAATGCATGATGCAATTATTGGTGAGCTAGGTAAAATTAGTGGTCTTCGTGTTATTTCAAAAACATCCACGCTACCATATTTGGATGCTACTGACAAACTATTGCCAGATATTGCCAAGGAATTGGGAGTTCAGGCCATTGTGGAAGGTTCCGTATTTATTTCAGGAGATAGTATACGCCTCCAGCTACAATTGATAGAGGTTTTTCCCAGAGAGCGGCATTTGTGGGCCCAGGAATACTACGAACAAATTGCTAACGTATTGAATGTTCAAAGCCAACTTGTCCAGAAAATCGCCGCCGAGGTGAATGTAAATCTCACTCCGGACGAGAGCAAGTTGTTGAAAACAAAACGCAGTGTTGATCCAGAAATATATAAGCATTACCTAAGGGGCATGTATCATCTAAACAGAGGGACCAGAATGGGTTTTGATCAGGGGATTGCACATCTTAAAAAAGCGCTTGAATTAGACCCTGCAGATCCCTTTGCATATGCCGGTTTGGCATTGGGCTATGCTATTTCCGGTCACGGACAAGTTTCCAAAAGAGGGGTAATGCAACGTGCAGGTGCCGCAGCAAAACAGGCTCTGCGCTTGGACCCAAATATAATCTATGGACATACAGCACTAGCCTTGGTTGGCATGTACAACGAATGGGATTGGGAAAGTGCCAAGGAATCTTTTGATACGGCCATAAGAATTAATCCAAATGATGAATTTGCACATGCCCATCTGGCCTGGTTATACTTATTAATGGGCGAGAATGAGCTTGCAGTTCAACATGCCGAAATTGCTACTGAAATAAATCCGCTCTACCCGACCTATCAATTGTGGTTGGGTTGGATTCATCAAATGAGCGGTAATCATGAAAAAGCAGTTCAGAAGGCACGAGACCTTTTGGAATTTGAACCCAATTTCACCTTTGCCCATTTTATAATTGGTTCTGTTTACTATGATCAAAGAAATTATCACAAAGCACTTCGTGAATACGAGAAAATAGGCTGGAAAAATGACCTCATCCTTTCCGCCATAGGGGGCGCTCATGCAAATCTCGGGAATAAGAAAAAGGCATTGGAAATAGCAAAGGAAATGGACTCCATAAGCAATATGGAATTTGTAAATCCGGTTTACAAGGCTTTCTTACGGGCATCTTTGAACCAAAAGGATTCGGCAATGGCATATTTAAACGAAGCCTATCACGGAAAAATGTACCCCCTTCCATGGGTCAAATGTGTAGATGAATTTAATATTATGAAAAAGGATTCTGCTTTCATAAGACTGCAACAGAAGATGAATCTTACTTTGTAA
- a CDS encoding zinc-dependent alcohol dehydrogenase family protein, which produces MKAMIINEYGANAVFRPEEVETPTLESGQVLVKISASSINTVDTMIRNMGKDLPFSPANPAILGMDLAGTIEEVGENVTDFSIGDEVYGCVGGLADLQGTLAEYVAADSRLMAHKPKNLTMREAAALPLVGITAYEGLKRAGIKNGQKVLVHGGTGGVGHVALQLAKHFGAEVYSTGGGEEQLSIIESLGATAINYKTEQVEDYVNRYTDGVGFDIVFDSVGGENMLKSFEAAALNGQIASTVSLCELDLSTVHFKGLSLHVVFMLIPMLHDFQREEHGKILKDIARITEAGGLNPLLDEERFSLENVGAAYAKLESKKAIGKVVVEH; this is translated from the coding sequence ATGAAAGCAATGATAATCAATGAATATGGGGCAAATGCAGTATTCAGACCTGAAGAGGTTGAAACACCAACTTTAGAGAGCGGCCAGGTTCTGGTCAAGATTTCAGCATCAAGTATCAACACCGTGGATACCATGATCAGAAATATGGGCAAAGACCTACCTTTCTCACCGGCTAACCCGGCAATATTGGGGATGGACCTTGCTGGAACAATTGAAGAAGTAGGGGAAAACGTGACCGATTTTTCGATTGGGGATGAAGTTTATGGCTGTGTGGGCGGCCTAGCGGATTTGCAGGGAACCTTGGCTGAATATGTTGCCGCTGACAGCAGATTGATGGCACACAAGCCCAAGAACCTCACCATGCGGGAGGCTGCCGCCCTACCATTGGTCGGGATAACTGCATACGAAGGCCTAAAACGAGCCGGTATTAAAAACGGACAAAAAGTGTTGGTTCATGGGGGCACCGGTGGTGTAGGACACGTTGCCCTGCAACTTGCCAAGCACTTTGGAGCGGAAGTGTATTCAACCGGAGGTGGGGAAGAACAGCTCTCCATCATTGAAAGTTTGGGCGCAACAGCAATAAATTACAAAACGGAACAGGTTGAAGACTATGTGAACAGGTATACAGATGGAGTAGGATTTGACATTGTTTTCGATTCCGTGGGAGGAGAAAACATGTTAAAATCTTTTGAGGCAGCTGCACTGAACGGTCAAATAGCTTCGACCGTTTCTCTCTGCGAACTTGATTTAAGTACCGTGCATTTCAAGGGACTGTCATTGCACGTTGTATTTATGCTGATACCGATGTTACATGATTTTCAGAGAGAAGAACATGGCAAAATCTTAAAGGATATTGCCCGGATAACTGAGGCGGGAGGTTTGAATCCTCTGCTTGACGAAGAACGATTTTCCCTTGAAAACGTAGGTGCGGCTTATGCAAAACTGGAAAGTAAAAAAGCTATCGGAAAAGTAGTCGTTGAACACTAA
- a CDS encoding alpha/beta hydrolase → MKHIIISVFFISIILSCNTTQNPLEDAQHRYPMLRPCKVEGINEEILCGTIEVHEDQINKNGKKIPLNVYLFPSFEPNPGNSVFVDYAGGPGVPNSLFIPYYEKDGFSSPFRELRDVLIVDKRGTGASAITCKAMESIPFPLDYYLYDTALIADCLKEVQNKVDLTHYNTSAQVEDLEAIRKWLDIEAYDFHGISYGARVGLELVRRYPNSVSSAMFTGMVPPDFGLFEFVDYEIERVLEKLLSRCEADSLCRSNFPDFENQLYGLRKDLKKSPIDYPYVHKESNRTHTIRFNDMVFLGMVANLFYHGTQIERLPAIIKEAHSGNFSPLIESNLSSMQLAIPLHLSQFCPEESNRHPISNFEALDTLFTRGIGALTEFRACQVWQRMPTPQWPDKPIGGKTSMLLFSGEDDVLTPPRMNESVGELFPNSMHIVFKNQGHTYTDWSCWDNLVYQFLENRGAVSELDTTCVGKIKRPKFVLDQSDNQ, encoded by the coding sequence ATGAAGCACATAATTATTTCGGTTTTCTTCATAAGCATTATTCTATCGTGCAATACCACTCAAAATCCTTTGGAAGATGCTCAACATAGATACCCGATGTTGAGACCCTGTAAGGTGGAAGGAATAAATGAGGAAATCCTTTGTGGCACAATAGAAGTACATGAAGATCAAATCAATAAGAATGGTAAAAAAATCCCTTTGAATGTGTATTTGTTTCCCTCATTTGAGCCGAATCCTGGCAATTCCGTTTTTGTGGATTACGCAGGTGGCCCCGGAGTACCCAACAGTCTTTTTATCCCATATTATGAAAAAGATGGTTTCAGTTCACCTTTTCGTGAGCTCAGGGATGTGTTGATTGTCGATAAAAGGGGAACGGGTGCTTCAGCAATCACATGCAAGGCCATGGAATCAATACCATTTCCCTTAGATTATTATTTATATGATACCGCCTTGATAGCCGATTGCCTAAAAGAAGTTCAGAATAAAGTAGATCTCACCCATTACAACACTTCGGCACAGGTAGAGGACCTGGAGGCTATCCGTAAATGGCTGGATATTGAAGCATATGATTTCCACGGCATCTCCTACGGTGCAAGGGTCGGACTGGAGCTGGTCCGCAGATACCCCAATTCAGTGAGTTCAGCTATGTTCACCGGAATGGTCCCTCCTGATTTTGGTCTTTTTGAATTTGTGGATTATGAGATCGAACGTGTCCTTGAGAAACTGTTGTCAAGGTGTGAGGCCGATTCACTTTGTCGTTCCAACTTTCCCGATTTTGAAAATCAGCTATATGGCCTAAGAAAGGATTTAAAAAAATCTCCGATCGATTACCCTTATGTTCATAAGGAGTCAAATAGGACCCATACCATAAGGTTCAACGACATGGTTTTCCTTGGCATGGTGGCCAACCTTTTCTACCATGGGACCCAAATTGAAAGGCTTCCAGCGATAATTAAGGAAGCCCATTCGGGAAACTTTTCCCCGCTAATAGAGTCCAATCTGTCCTCAATGCAGCTGGCTATCCCGCTTCATCTATCACAGTTTTGTCCCGAAGAATCGAACAGGCACCCGATAAGCAATTTTGAAGCGCTGGATACGCTATTCACAAGGGGAATAGGGGCACTTACTGAATTCAGGGCTTGTCAGGTATGGCAAAGAATGCCCACTCCACAATGGCCCGACAAGCCAATAGGTGGCAAAACCTCTATGTTGCTGTTTTCTGGGGAGGACGATGTGTTAACCCCCCCACGAATGAATGAATCCGTTGGTGAACTTTTTCCGAACAGCATGCATATAGTTTTCAAAAACCAGGGCCACACTTATACTGATTGGAGCTGTTGGGATAATCTTGTTTATCAATTTTTGGAAAATAGGGGTGCCGTTAGTGAACTTGATACGACATGTGTGGGTAAAATTAAAAGGCCAAAGTTTGTACTGGACCAAAGTGACAATCAATAA
- a CDS encoding SDR family NAD(P)-dependent oxidoreductase encodes MKTILITGSTDGIGKLTALKLAKDGHKILVHGRNPKKVENTVSEIKNNTSSGRTNGLVSDLSDFESIGRMVSNIPESISKIDVLINNAGVFKSSAPSNQDGLDLRFAVNYFAPYLLTNGLLPLLQKSNSPRVINLSSAAQSTVSLTALSGQERISDQKAYAQSKLALTMWSFAFAKKYPEITTIAVNPGSLLNTKMVQEAYGQHWSSADKGAAILYELGVSERFSNHSGQYFDNDKGDFNKAHTDAYDNEKIRRLLTETGKIVGG; translated from the coding sequence ATGAAGACAATTTTAATTACGGGAAGCACAGATGGAATTGGCAAGTTAACTGCACTGAAATTGGCAAAAGACGGGCATAAAATACTTGTACACGGCAGAAACCCCAAAAAGGTGGAAAATACCGTTTCAGAAATCAAAAACAATACTTCCAGTGGAAGGACAAATGGTTTGGTTTCCGATCTATCAGATTTTGAAAGCATTGGGAGAATGGTTTCCAATATCCCGGAAAGCATTTCAAAAATTGATGTGTTGATCAACAACGCAGGGGTCTTTAAAAGTAGTGCTCCATCAAATCAAGATGGCTTGGATCTGCGATTTGCCGTAAACTATTTTGCTCCATATCTCCTTACCAACGGTTTGTTACCGTTGTTACAAAAAAGCAATTCACCTCGGGTCATCAATCTTAGCTCGGCAGCCCAATCAACTGTTTCCCTGACCGCGTTATCTGGACAGGAACGGATTTCCGATCAAAAGGCTTATGCACAAAGTAAACTGGCGCTGACGATGTGGAGTTTTGCCTTTGCAAAAAAATATCCGGAAATAACCACCATTGCCGTAAATCCTGGGTCACTATTGAATACCAAAATGGTACAGGAAGCTTATGGCCAACATTGGTCTTCCGCAGATAAAGGTGCCGCTATTTTATATGAACTTGGCGTTTCAGAAAGATTTTCAAACCATAGTGGTCAATACTTTGATAATGACAAAGGGGATTTTAACAAAGCCCATACCGATGCCTATGATAATGAAAAAATAAGAAGGTTACTTACAGAAACCGGAAAAATAGTGGGTGGCTAG
- a CDS encoding LLM class oxidoreductase, which translates to MDVFDKIATKGKLTLGLVFPIEAYKGSVAEMKNQEALAKRAEELGFKALWFRDVPFNDPLFGDAGQLYDPWIYMAHIMNHTKEIALGSASIILPLRHPVHTAKSINSIQLLSNERLILGVASGDRPIEYPAFNQNLDHKSELFRDSFFYVKALQGNFPIYSSKFYGSTNGGIDLLPKYHKKTPMFVTGHSGQSLDWIAEHSDGWLYYPRDFNTLQIVIRQWKEALRKAKKNWKPFMQSLYVDLTSDSTTKPIPIHLGFKSGTEYLKAHLKLLESYGVNHVILNLKYGSRPADEMMADIGESVIPLFS; encoded by the coding sequence ATGGATGTTTTTGACAAAATAGCTACTAAGGGCAAACTTACACTAGGGCTGGTTTTTCCGATAGAAGCTTATAAAGGCTCCGTGGCTGAAATGAAAAATCAGGAGGCTCTTGCCAAGCGGGCTGAGGAATTGGGCTTCAAGGCACTTTGGTTCAGGGATGTTCCCTTTAATGACCCACTGTTTGGTGATGCGGGGCAGCTTTACGACCCTTGGATCTACATGGCCCACATCATGAACCATACAAAAGAAATAGCTTTGGGCTCGGCCAGTATTATTTTGCCGCTGCGGCATCCCGTTCACACCGCAAAATCCATTAATAGCATTCAACTACTTTCAAATGAAAGGCTTATTTTGGGAGTCGCATCAGGTGATCGTCCGATAGAATATCCAGCTTTTAATCAAAATTTGGACCATAAATCAGAGCTTTTTAGGGATAGTTTCTTTTATGTAAAAGCTTTGCAGGGTAATTTCCCCATATATTCTTCAAAGTTTTACGGTAGCACAAATGGTGGGATTGATTTATTGCCCAAATACCATAAAAAAACACCTATGTTCGTTACAGGGCATTCGGGGCAGTCATTGGATTGGATAGCGGAACATTCCGACGGATGGCTCTATTACCCCAGGGATTTCAACACATTACAAATTGTTATTCGGCAGTGGAAAGAAGCCCTTAGAAAGGCCAAAAAAAACTGGAAGCCATTTATGCAATCCCTTTATGTGGACTTGACTTCGGATTCAACAACAAAACCGATACCCATCCATCTCGGATTTAAATCAGGAACGGAATACTTAAAGGCCCATCTCAAATTGTTGGAATCGTATGGTGTCAACCACGTGATATTAAATCTAAAGTACGGCTCAAGACCGGCCGATGAAATGATGGCCGACATTGGGGAAAGTGTTATTCCACTTTTTTCTTGA